In a genomic window of Panthera uncia isolate 11264 unplaced genomic scaffold, Puncia_PCG_1.0 HiC_scaffold_1016, whole genome shotgun sequence:
- the LOC125916713 gene encoding syntaxin-16: MALVSGISLDPEAAVGVTKRSPPKWVDGVDEIQYDVGRIKQKMKELASLHDQHLNRPTLDDSSEQEHAIEITAQEITQLFHRCQRAVQALPGRARRARSDQEERLLRNVVASLAQALQELSASFRHAQSGYLRRMKNREERSQHFFDTAVPLMDDGDDNTLYDRGFTDDQLLLVEQNTLMVEEREREIRQIVQSISDLNEIFRDLGAMIVEQGTVLDRIDYNVEQSCIKTKDGLKQLHKAEQYQKKNRKMLVILILFVIIIVLIVVLISVKSR; this comes from the exons ATGGCTCTGGTGTCGGGCATTAGCTTAGATCCAGAAGCAGCAGTCGGCGTGACAAAGCGGTCGCCCCCTAAATGGGTGGACGGAGTGGACGAA ATACAGTACGACGTTGGCCGcatcaaacagaaaatgaaggaattagcCAGCCTTCACGACCAGCATTTAAACAGGCCCACCCTGGATGACAGCAGTGAGCAGGAACACGCCATTGAAATCACCGCCCAAGAGATCACTCAG CTCTTCCACAGGTGCCAGCGCGCCGTGCAGGCTCTGCCCGGCCGGGCCCGCAGGGCCCGCTCCGACCAGGAGGAGCGGCTCCTTCGCAACGTCGTGGCCTCCCTGGCCCAGGCCCTGCAGGAGCTGTCGGCCAGCTTCCGGCACGCGCAGTCGGGCTACCTCAGAC GCATGAAGAACCGAGAGGAAAGATCCCAGCATTTTTTTGATACAGCAGTGCCACTAATGGATGATGGAGACGATAATACTCTCTATGACCGG GGTTTCACAGATGACCAGTTACTGCTGGTGGAACAGAACACGCTgatggtggaggagagggagcgGGAGATACGCCAGATCGTGCAATCCATTTCGGACCTGAATGAAATCTTTAGGGACTTAGGAGCGATGATCGTGGAGCAG GGTACAGTCCTTGATAGAATTGACTATAATGTCGAGCAGTCCTGCATCAAAACCAAAGACGGCCTGAAGCAGCTTCACAAG GCAGAGCAGTATCAGAAGAAGAATCGGAAGATGCTtgtgattttaatattatttgtcatCATCATTGTCCTCATTGTTGTCCTGATCAGCGTGAAGTCTCGCTAG